From the Clostridium cagae genome, the window TGCTGGGAAAAGAAGAAAGCTTTGTAGATGAATCTTTTTCTGATGATTTATTAGAGTATCCTCAATACACTAGGCCATATGAATTTGAGGGAGAACATGTTCCGGAAATACTTTTATCAGGGCATCATGAGAACATAAGAAAATGGAGAAGATTACAATCTTTAGACTTAACTAGAAAGAGAAGACCTGATTTATATAAAAATGTTATTCTAACAAAAGAAGATAAAAAACTTTTAGGAAGAAAAAACAAATAAAATTTATTGAAACAAATAAAAAAATATGTTATGATTAAAAACGTGCTAGTACGGGCGTTCCTCTGTCATGCATATATATATTTTGTTAAGAACGTCAAATTATCTTTAAGGAGGGAATGCACAATGAACGAAATAATAAGAGCTATTGAAGCTGAACAATTAAGAACTGACCTACCAGACTTTAAAATTGGTGACAATGTAAAAGTTTATGTTAAGGTTACAGAAGGTACAAGAGAAAGAGTACAAATGTTTGAAGGTACTGTAATTAAGAAACAAAACGGTGGATTAAGAGAAACTTTCACTGTAAGAAGAGTTGCTTATGGATGCGGTGTTGAAAGAACATTCCCAATGCATGCACCAATAATCGAAAAGATTGAAATCTCAAGAAGAGGTAAAGTAAGAAGAGCTAAACTTTACTACCTAAGAGATAGAGTTGGTAAGGCTGCAAAGGTTAAAGAATTATTAACTAGATAATTAGATTAAAAGGTGGACTGATTCAGTCCTCTTTTTTTCTATAATAAATTAATTAGAAGCTTAAGCTTCTTTTCTTTTAATATAGAAAAAAAGAAGCGTAAGGAGGAAATGAAATGGCAATTAACTGGTTTCCAGGGCATATGAAAAAAACTCAAAGAGAAATAAAAGAAAATTTAAAATTAGTAGATGCGGTTATCGAAATAAGAGATGCTAGAATACCAAGAAGTTCTGCTAATCCAGATATAGATAGTTTATTACAAGGTAAGCCACGAATAATACTTTTAAATAAAAGTGATTTAACTGAAGGCAAAGTGACAAAAGAATGGATTAAACATTTAACTAAAGATGATGTTAAAGTATTAGAGGTAAATTGCTTAAAAGGAGACGGATTAAAAGCAATAAAACCAATGTTATTATCTTTACTAAAAGAAAAACATGATAGATTAAGAGCAAAGGGCATGGTAAATATAACAACTAGAGTTATGGTTGTTGGAATTCCTAATGTTGGTAAGTCTACATTTATAAATAAAATGGCTAGAAATAGTATTGCTAAAACAGGAGATAAACCAGGAGTTACTAAAAGCAAGCAATGGATAAAAACATCAATTGGTATAGAACTTTTAGATACACCAGGTGTATTATGGCCTAGGTTTGAAGATGAAGAAACAGCATTAAATTTAGCTTTTACAGGTGCTATAAAAGATGAAATAATGGATATAGAAGAACTTTCTTATAAGCTTGTTGAAAGATTACAAAGCTTTTATAAGGATAATTTAAAGGAAAGATATAAAATAGATGAAGTTTCTGAGGATCCATTAGAAACTTTAAATGCAATAGCTAAAAAAAGAGGTACGTTAGTTTCAGGAGGAGAAATTAATTACAATAGAATAGCTGTTATACTATTAGATGAATTTAGAGCAGGAAGAATAGGAAAAATTTCATTAGAACGTCCAGGTAAAATAAATGAATAGTTTCCTTAATTTACATATGGATAAATTATCATATAAAATTATAAAAGAAAAAACTTCAGAAATATCAATTTCAGATATCTATAAGTCTGAAGAATTAAAGATGATGATTAATAAATTATTAGATGATAAAAGAAAAAATGTATCATCTTTAGGGAAGACCATGCAAAAGCAATTGGATTCATACATAAAAGAAATGAGTAGGGTAAAATCTATGTATGAATTTGATAAATCTTTTGGAGAATTTAAATATATAGCTGGTGTTGATGAAGTTGGAAGAGGACCATTAGCAGGACCTATTGTAGCTTGTGCAGTAATTTTAGATTTAAATGTTATTGATGAAGAGTTAATATTGTATTTAAATGATTCTAAAAAACTAAATCACACCAAAAGAGAAGAATTATCAGCAATAATTAAAGAAAAAGCATTAGCGTATTATATTTCTCTTTCATCAAACAAAGAAATAGATGAAAGAGGAATAGCATTTTCTAATAATAATGTTTTTTTAGATTCATGCAACAATTTAAGTGTAAGACCGGATTTAGTATTATCTGATGGATATTTAGTAAAGAATATAGAGATAACTAATAAATTTATAATAAAGGGCGATACTAAAAGTGCGAGTATTGCAGCTGCATCTATATTAGCAAAAGTATATAGAGATAATTTGATGAAGGAATATTCAATTAAATATCCACATTATGATTTTGAAAATAACATGGGTTATGGAACTCCAAAACATATAGATGGATTAAAAAAATATGGAAAATGTGAAATACATAGAAATAGTTTTTTAAATAATATATTATAACAAATACCTTGTAAAATAATGGGGAATTATTTTACAAGGTATTTTTAAGTTCTAAAAGCATCTTTTATATGATTAATCTTATAAGATGAATTAAGTTTATTCAGATATATTTCTATAACATCAAAACGTACATTAAAATTATAAAGTTTTTTATAATTTATATAGGATTTTGTAACTTTTATAATGTTTTTTTGCTTACTTATAGATACGGACTCTTTTGGAAGTCCAAATTCATAATTATATCTACCTTTCACTTCTATTATTATTAATATAGAATTTTTTATACATATAATATCTATTTCTCCTAGAAAATTTTTAAAGTTACATTCAAGTATTTTAAAATTATGCTCTATTAAATAATCACATGATAATTTTTCGCAATAAGTTCCTATGTCTTTATTAAATTTCTTCATTAATATAAGCTCCTTAAAGATGTAAATTTTTTTTTTTGTTAAATGTAATATAAAAATTATGTTAAGAATAATAATATACAAAATATAGTAAATATTATTGACATAAATTAAAAAAGTGAATCATTATTATTAAAAGGATTAATAAAAGTTTATATGTCTATAATGTTAATGGGTGATTTTAATATGTCTATAAAAATAATAAGTGCAACACAAAATGGCTTAGAAGGATTATTAATAGAAGTAGAAGTTGATATATCAAAAGGTTTACCATCATTTTCAATTGTTGGTCTTGCAGATACTTCTGTTAAAGAATCTAAAGAGCGTGTGAGATCAGCAATTTTAAATAGTGGATATGATTTTCCGCTTGGAAGAATAACTATTAATTTAGCTCCAGCAGATATGAAAAAAATAGGATCTCTTTTAGATTTACCTATAGCACTAGGAATACTTATGGAATCAAATCAAATAGAACATAACAAAGTAAATGATTATATAATTTTTGGAGAATTATCATTATCAGGAGAATTAAAAGCAGTAAAGGGAAGTATACCTATAATAATTGAAGGGATAAAAGAAGGAAAAAATAAATTTATCTTTCCTTATGAAAATTTAGAAGAAAGTTATTACTTTGATGAAGGCGAATATTATCCATTTAGAAACTTGAAAGAAGTAATATCATATGTGACATACAAAGACTTATTACCATGCAAAATCTCTAAAAAGGATATTGAAAGAAAAGATATTTTAGAAATTTTGGATTTTGGTGAAATAATAGGGCAATACTCATCGAAGAGAGCTTTAGAAATTTCAGCAGCTGGAAAACATAATATTTTATTGTATGGGGAGCCTGGATGTGGTAAAACAATGTTAGCTAAAGCGATAACATCAATATTACCACCATTATCAAAAAAAGAATTATTAGAAATAGCAAAAATATATAGTGCATCTGGTCTTATGGAGAAAAATACTTTAATAAATCGTCCTTTTAGGTCTCCACATCATACTACAACTAAAAGTGCATTAATAGGAGGCGGAAAAGAAGTTAAAGCTGGAGAAGTAACATTAGCACATAATGGTGTGCTTTTTCTTGATGAGGTATTAGAGTTTAAAAAAGATGCTTTAGAATCCTTAAGAGAGCCATTAGAAGAAAAACAAATCAATATAGATAGAATTAGTGGCAATTATACAATGCCAGCGAATTTTTTGCTTGTTGGAGCATTTAATCCGATTGAAGAAAAAGATGAAAGCATATTGGAAAATGGTTTGTATTCTAGATATAATGCAAAAAAATATTTTAGAAAGTTCTCTACTGCATTATTAGATAGAATGGATATTTTGACTTTTGTTCCAAGACTTAAATATGATGATATTGAAAAAAGAGAGGATTCGTATAATTCTAAAGTGATGAAAGAAAAAGTTCTTAAGGCTAGAGAAATTCAAGAAGAAAGATTTAAAAATACAAGATACAAATATAATTCAGATATAAAAGGGAAAGATGTATTTGACATATGTAAGATGAGTAGTGGCTGTAGTGATATTTTAAAACATTATTATAATACATCTAGTGTATCAATGAGAGGATACAGTAAAGTTATTAAATTAGCACAAACAATAGC encodes:
- the rplS gene encoding 50S ribosomal protein L19 — translated: MNEIIRAIEAEQLRTDLPDFKIGDNVKVYVKVTEGTRERVQMFEGTVIKKQNGGLRETFTVRRVAYGCGVERTFPMHAPIIEKIEISRRGKVRRAKLYYLRDRVGKAAKVKELLTR
- the ylqF gene encoding ribosome biogenesis GTPase YlqF, whose translation is MAINWFPGHMKKTQREIKENLKLVDAVIEIRDARIPRSSANPDIDSLLQGKPRIILLNKSDLTEGKVTKEWIKHLTKDDVKVLEVNCLKGDGLKAIKPMLLSLLKEKHDRLRAKGMVNITTRVMVVGIPNVGKSTFINKMARNSIAKTGDKPGVTKSKQWIKTSIGIELLDTPGVLWPRFEDEETALNLAFTGAIKDEIMDIEELSYKLVERLQSFYKDNLKERYKIDEVSEDPLETLNAIAKKRGTLVSGGEINYNRIAVILLDEFRAGRIGKISLERPGKINE
- a CDS encoding ribonuclease HII, coding for MNSFLNLHMDKLSYKIIKEKTSEISISDIYKSEELKMMINKLLDDKRKNVSSLGKTMQKQLDSYIKEMSRVKSMYEFDKSFGEFKYIAGVDEVGRGPLAGPIVACAVILDLNVIDEELILYLNDSKKLNHTKREELSAIIKEKALAYYISLSSNKEIDERGIAFSNNNVFLDSCNNLSVRPDLVLSDGYLVKNIEITNKFIIKGDTKSASIAAASILAKVYRDNLMKEYSIKYPHYDFENNMGYGTPKHIDGLKKYGKCEIHRNSFLNNIL
- a CDS encoding YraN family protein: MKKFNKDIGTYCEKLSCDYLIEHNFKILECNFKNFLGEIDIICIKNSILIIIEVKGRYNYEFGLPKESVSISKQKNIIKVTKSYINYKKLYNFNVRFDVIEIYLNKLNSSYKINHIKDAFRT
- a CDS encoding YifB family Mg chelatase-like AAA ATPase; translation: MSIKIISATQNGLEGLLIEVEVDISKGLPSFSIVGLADTSVKESKERVRSAILNSGYDFPLGRITINLAPADMKKIGSLLDLPIALGILMESNQIEHNKVNDYIIFGELSLSGELKAVKGSIPIIIEGIKEGKNKFIFPYENLEESYYFDEGEYYPFRNLKEVISYVTYKDLLPCKISKKDIERKDILEILDFGEIIGQYSSKRALEISAAGKHNILLYGEPGCGKTMLAKAITSILPPLSKKELLEIAKIYSASGLMEKNTLINRPFRSPHHTTTKSALIGGGKEVKAGEVTLAHNGVLFLDEVLEFKKDALESLREPLEEKQINIDRISGNYTMPANFLLVGAFNPIEEKDESILENGLYSRYNAKKYFRKFSTALLDRMDILTFVPRLKYDDIEKREDSYNSKVMKEKVLKAREIQEERFKNTRYKYNSDIKGKDVFDICKMSSGCSDILKHYYNTSSVSMRGYSKVIKLAQTIADIDESKEILEHHIIEAFNYRKNIDGEII